The DNA sequence gttattatctCCCAGCAGTGTACTGAATGACGCGTCAACTAAGAAGAAGAAATATGTATGTTCATCACGAGGTGTCTTCGTCTGTGCAGAAGCCATAACAAAATTGCATGGGCAAGCTTTGTTGGAAAGTGTTGTTCCTTGCACTTATATTGTGGTGCAAGCAACAGTCTAGAAACAGATGGGTGTCAGCAGTGCATTCCCTTTTTTAGTGATAGTATGACACTTAAGAGGGCTTAAGAGGAGTGCTGAAATGCTGTTTCCTTGGCCTCTTAGAAACACAGAGCATTTCTGAGCATACCACAcatgctgcagtggacataagagaTTGTAAAATAATTATGGAGGCATGTTTGGTATCAGATAAATGCTGGCAAAGTCACACCTGCAATTCAataattttgttgttttctgatCTTAATTTCATTGAgtgccagtttcttttttttttacatgtataaACGAGGCAACTTTGCTTAGCAGTTGTTGTTTAACAAAGTCTGCACGCATCACGTTGCATACAGTATGTCTAGCCAAGTATGTGACAAGCAAATGAAGGGGAAAACAGTGAACTTATTTGTATGCATCTTATCACATACAAATGACCTTGACCTCACAACTAACTACACTGTTGCAGATGAACAAAATGGTAGCTTAGCATTGGCTACATACTAAAGTAGGATTAAGTTGCTCAAATCAAGGGGATGCTGGGTGCACAAAAAAAAGACGAAAGAGCTAAAAAAAACACATCCCTGCTCCAAGGTATTTGCTGCTGATCGAGTCAACCTTGCATGTAGGTCTGGAGCCCGACCAGGTGGAGCGCCTCATGGACTTGACGGAGAACTACCTGATGAGTCTGACATACAAGTCCATCTTTGAGTTCATCTCTACAGCCGATGAGGAGAAGGACCTGGCAATCCAGCGCCGCATCCGATCGCTGAGTTGGGTGGCAGCACGGCACCTCGAGCTGGAGCTGGACGACCGGCAGCCACCTGTGCGTGATGTTGTCGACCGTGCGATCACGCACATGATTGAGCTGGACTCTCGCCACAGCCCCCGTGAGAAGCTGGCCTGTGTAGTGCGTTGCAGTCAGCAGCTGTTTGAGGCGTTGCGCATGGGGCCCCAGGGCCCCCGGCCGGCCTCGGCTGACGAGTTCCTGCCTGCCATGGTGTATGTGGTTCTGCGTGCCAACCCTCCGTTGCTCCACTCCAACATCAAGTATGTGACCCGGTTCAGCGCCCCCAGCCGGCTGCTCAGCGGGGAGGCCGGCTACTATTTCACCAACCTGGTGAGAATCTTTGAAGTGTTCCGTGATGCCTCCACAGTTGTTTCCCTGCACTTTTTTGTTCGTGTTGATTACGTTATGTTTGTTTGAACTGGACCACGCACAAGGTGGTAGGAATTGAACTGTATATATACGTTGTTCATTAACCTGGCAGGAATGTTTGCTCGAAATTACCCGAAATGTTTGCTCAAGATTAACTTTTAGTGCATTGACTAGCCCACGGGCACTTTGGCATCATAATGCCATAAGAATCACCAGGCTCGAGGATTTATGTTCCTGTGACATTGATGTCAGTGCTGCAACATCTGAGCAACTCATCCACTAGTGCAGGCAGTTCGCTTTGTGGCGTCATTGCTGTGAGGTCATGCTGTCCACTGTCCAACTTTATGGGCCAAATTAACATGCATTTCTATGGAACAACTCAGTGGCTCTGTATGCCATCAATTAGGTGACATGCTGGGGCTCGTCATTCTGCCTGCAGTTGCATGGGCCTTTTCGTTGACGTCGCCAGCAAGCTGTCAAACCAGCTGCACATTTTAACAGTGCCGCTATAATGAAATGGAATAGTTTCCTTGAAACACAATGCTTGGTTCGTGCTCTTGAAAATGTATAACATTGCTGTCATTGGGAGGGGATTTGTGACACAGTGCAGGCAGGCAGTTGTAAGTCTTTCTGATGTATGGGACCCATTATCTGCAGTAATATCAAACCACATTGTGTCAAGTCGACCATCTTGAAGTGTTAATCACTGAGCACCAGTAGGTCATTAGGTACAGTCATTGCACTTGTAGTGTGTTCTTTGCACCCTCTTAGGTAAATGTTTTGTTGACGCCAATAGGGATTTCTACTTAAGAAAAAGCCATACGAGTTTGTCTGAAATAGACAATTTTAAGTTGTAGTCATGCATTGTAGACCTCATGATAGAGTGCGCTGGAAGAAAGGAGTGAAATTTTTACTAGTGCTGAAGAGCACGTGGAAGGCATCATAATACTTTCACACTATCATTACACTTACAGCGTAAATGGTCAGCCTGTCTGCATGGTGCTTTCACGACCCTCTCATTTTGCCTGTTCATCTTTCTGCCGCAACCAGTGCTGCGCGGTGTCCTTCATTGAGAACCTGACGGCCGAGTCCCTGAACCTGCCTGCAGAGGAGTTTGAACGCTATGTGACCGGCGAGGCAGTTCCTCCCGGTGGCTATGACCAGGGGGCCAGTGAGGGCTTGCGCCTCATGTACTCCAACCTGGCCCTGCTCTCCGACATGCGGCAGCGGCAAGAACGCCTCGCTGAGGGCACAAAGCTGCTCCGCGGCCGCATCAACGAATTTCGGGTGAGTACCTTGTCAGTCACTCGGAGGAACCCATAATCACACTGTTGCTCTGGACTTGAAATTTGTTGTTTTTGGCACTGCTTGATGCTAGCTAGCTGTATTGACCTTGCATTCGTTGAAACAGCAGCGTTGGAAGGTATAGAGGCAACAACGATTGTGAAGGCACATTTCTATCCTTTGTGCAGCTTGCCTTGTGCTTGCTTTTGCTTTGCCTTGTGTTATGACACGCACCTGGAAGCCAACAGCTAATCCGCATAGAAGGCAAGGCTGGGAGGCATTTTTACTTTGACTCCTTCTGTGTATTGTCAGCTTTATCTCTGCTTTGGAAATATCTTGCTGCAGTGTATTATCACTTTGCAGCGTGCAAACGTCTTAACctgtcacagagtgcatgcctTCATACTCACTCTTCAGTCTGCTTTCATAGCTTCAAGTTGCAAAACATAATCATGTTGTTGGTATTCCTTTGATATTATAGTAATGCCACACAACATAATCACAGCATTGTGGGTCCTGTGACGGGAATGTTGTCTGTTGCCAGTACACTTTAAAAGAACTGTTACCGGATTGTATGGTTAGGTACATCCGGTTATATATCTTAAGTATAACATTGCTATGATAATTCTTTATTACAACAAAGAAAACCATTCCCTGTCCTCTGTTGCATACTGCTTATGTGATGTTTCCAAAgaatactttcttttttgtttgttttttccaacTTTTGTCAGTTGAAATTATGTGATTGGCTGTTCACTCATTTGCACCAACCTGACTCACAGGTGTAATTAAACACCTCCTGTGCTGGTCAACATGCAGGCATCTAAACGTGAAGCCCAATGTGCAAACCAAAAGTCATCAGAAGAGAGTACACATACAACTGAAATAAGTGAATTTGCTCAACCTGGTCATGAGAGTTGTTCTGCATGCATGCTTATTCTGCGCATTCTGATATTGGTCTAGTTAAAACTCGGTTTTCTTGAAGGAATGCATTACTGCAAGTGCTAATGACGGTTGTGTGCAGAATGACCAGCCAGTTTACCGCATGCTACTTATTTTAGTGCTGCTCACAACTCTGGCCACTGTCGTTGTCCACCACGCAGGAGAATGTGTCTCGCGAGGTGGAACAGGCCCTCTCGCAAGCGCCAATGGCTCCCTGCTCGTACAAGGTGCCCGCTGACCTCGATGTGCGGTTCGTACCTGCCTTCCTCCGCAATGTGGTCCTCCGAGAGCTGGACGACGGCGACAGCCTGCTGCTACAGTTGGACACCCCTCCACCTGCACCGCTGGTGCCAGCCTCATCCGCTGAACGATCATCTAGCGTTCCGCCCCTTGAGGTATGCGCTGGCCGTGTTCAATGTCAGCAGAGGTGCAACAAGTGCTGCACGGGTTGTTTTCAGCGAACCGTTCTTGCCATGCTCGCAGCAAGTTTTGTGTGTCCCACAGGGCACCTTGTTGCCTGTATTCAACACCGTGTCTCTGCTATGCTTATGTCAAGGCAACCTTAATGAGAGAATTGTTGAAGCGAGCTGTATTAGAGGGCTTGCCAGAGTGTGCTGTTGAATTAATCTGAGGGTCGACTTCATTTGCATCATGGATGAATTTTGAGAAAGAGGCAACTCCCTGTCTCTGCTATGCTTATGTCAAGGCAACCTTAATGAGAGAACTGTTGAAGCGAGCTGTATTAGAGGGCTTGCCAGAGTGTGCTGTTGAATTAATCTGAGAGTCGACTTCATTTGCATCATGGATGAATTTTGAGAAAGAGGCACTGGTCAAATCCATCTCCTGACAAACAGTCTGCTTTCCCCGGTTTTGCCATCAACAGCATTTTAAAAGCCCACTTGATTCTTCAAGATATTTATACAATTACACTATGGTGGAAAGCACAAACAAAGCATAGCAATTTACCTTTACAAACAGATTGCTTGCAGGCCATGTCTATAATCAAGAAAAATATAGTTCTCATCTGACAGGCCTCGAGTATTTCACGCTTTCTCTGATCTGTGCTAGAAGTAATCACTTTAGTCTTATCAAAGAGCGGTATGCATTCATTCTCACAGCACTTTCAATGTGAGAATGAATGCATTCCTTATTCATCGGGAAAAAACCGGCCTGCGTCAGCAAACCAGTTACTTATCTTTGAcggcaaaagaaataaaattcttgCACAATAGGGTGCCGTTGCACATGCGCTTCAGGGATTGATCATATAGCATGCGTATTTTTGCCTGTATGTTTGCGTCCTCCTGAGAATAAAGCCAGTTGATGTCtagcgttcggtgtgtctttttttttcatgtacaagTCCACGTCCTTTTTTATGTGCTAGTGCAATGTCCCTTTATACATATTTGCCAAGCCTGGACATTTATCCAGGATTTCAGATTTGCTGCTGCCTGTACCAGTGTACCTGACCTACATACTGTTGTGCTTCCTTACTGGTTCCAAGCTATAGCTGGGCTGAAATTCTACCTTTAACGCGTAACCTGCATCTGGCATACTTTTGACACCAACTGTGCACATCAAAAGAGTTGCAGGTATAATAGTGGGAAACTAAGACAAGCTCAGTGCAAACTGCGGAAGGGGTTTTGCCAACTTCTGGAGGATAGTGTGTGACCAGGCTTTTCCTCCTCTTTGGAAAAATGTGCAGGATGTGCAGCGAGTGCTACTGGCCTCTGGTGACCCCATGTCTCCCGATACCATGGAGGCATGCCTGCCCCCTCCCCTGCAACCCGTCATCGTTGGCTCGACAGCGGACACGCAGGCACAGCCACTGCCATCAACGGGGGAGCTCCCCTGTGCCATGCCAGTCACAGAGGCAGCGGAACAAGCATAGGGCACGCCCTCTGAGGTACGTGTACTGAAAATCCCAATATAGAGTGAAATGCGTTTGTATTAAGacaagacccgccgcggttgcttagaggctatggtgttgggctgctaagcaggaggtcgcgggatcgaatcccagccacggtggccgcatttcaatgggggcgaaatgcaaaaacacccgtgtacttagatttaagtgcacattaaggatccccaggtggtcccaatttccagagtcccccactacagcgtgcttcataatcagattgtggttctggcgcgtaaaacctcataatttagttttattttattcaaaTGAGTTTAAAGGATCACTGACATGATCTTCTTTACTCTTCATTTCCTTGCGCTAACTGAAGGCCCCAGACAACAAATTCCCGAAGAGATCTGAACAGAACTACGCTCCCGGAACCAAAACCAGATCAAGAAAGAAGTTTCCCGATACAGACAAATGGGACATCGAATGACCACTTACGGAGAAATCCTCAAATACTATCAAAATGCTCACTACAAATACCCTCCTCTTGACAAATCATTAAACAAACGTCAAGCAACTACATGGAGACTTCTACAAACAAGCACCTTCCCTACACCACTACTCATGCACCAAATACACTCGGAAGCCCATTTATCACACTAAGACATGCAATACACCACGTGCAGACCTTCGTCACAATAGAGTGTTTTAGATTGGCGCTCCGCTCGCCTCGCTCTTTCCAAGATGGCTTCCTCCAGTGATAGGTTCACAACCATGTCATGCACTTCAACCACGCCTTCATGTTCGTCTGTGCAGCGGAAGCCACAAAAGCGATTTCGCATAGATGAAGATTTAGTTTTGCTAAAGGAAGTTGCAAGTACTGACCCATTTGAAAATCCCGCAGTGTGGCAGGATGCAGTGCGCACTGTGTGGCACGTTGACATCAgaatggattggattggatgcgcaatgcaagctcgctggctatcatgtggcgttccccaagacggcggtTTATTTTTCACTGAATAAAATGGACTGGTAACATGTTACAAGTACACATCTAGATACTTCATgaacaaataagttatatatatacgttttactttataaaagtgatcaatgggtgttcttattttgtttcataaccctgaatttggccagagggcaCTGCAACTatgaaaggtccgctccgctgcgCTAAATGCATAACTAAAACATGAAAATCGCCTGCCACTCCGCTATGGCTTAGCGCGGCAACTCAAAGCGGAGCAGACCGTAAAGACGGAAAACTAAAACACACTATTATATGGCCATGCCCATCAGCTCCAAACAATATCAGACACAACCTAAACCACAACGCTAAAATAAGAACCCCTGAGCTGTGGGAAGCTATACTGCTCAGTGAATGCCCAGACCAGCTCTGAGCTGTCGGGCTGGCGGAGGATGCCTCTGCAGTTCAAGGCCTGGCCAGCGTCAGACAGAAAGGGGAGCCTTATGGGACTAGCCTCCTGGCCCCTCCGTTCCCCTTTCAAACCCAGCAGGGACTTTTCTATAAAGATGTtttattgctctctctctctctcgcctagCCCTCTACACCCTAGAAGAAGTGCTGCCAACCCTCAGAGCACCCCAAATAATTAATGTAATATCTCTTCTACGGCCAGTTTTAATTTTGTTTGCTGGAGGTGACTGGTGTTTTGACTTCATGATGTCACAGGGTTGTCATGTGGGGACCGGGCACCACAATGTTTTGAGACTTGCTCCAGCTCAGTCACTCACCTGCTGTGCAGGTCCTCGTAGCACGTATGATGTAGGAGCAATAGCAGGTGACCATGCGAGCCAGAGCGAGCGTCAAAACGTCGGAATGTCTGGTTCCCACGTGACTACCTTCTGCATCACAACATCACAACACCAGTCACCTCCTGGCAAACAAAATCGAAACTGGACGTAGAAGAGCTATTACATTAATTATTTGGGGTGCTGTGAGGGTTGGCAGTACTGTTTCTAGGGTTTATAGGTCTAGGATCTTTACttagcacaaaaaaaagaagagtaaagAATATTTTAGTACTCCTTTAAAAGAAGATTGTGTGTTTAGCACTGTTCGGCTTTCACTTAAACTTTGGAGTAGTATCACTCTTTCTGGTGTGTTTTTGCGTGCTGTCAGCTAGAACACTTGGAATGAATGATAAAGAAAAGTCTTAAATCACCATCGTAGGTGCACCTCACTGTCAGAGGATTGAGCTGCTGCAGAGACTCAGGCAGACTTCGCAGCTTGTCAGTGAAAAGTCGTTGACAAACCAGGCAAGCATTGATGCCATGTGTTTTATTGCATGTTGCAAACCAAGAAAGTAATCTTGCTGCAAACCTTCAGCGATAACAGAGAAGCATAAAGCACAGCATCTCTTTTAGTTGTTGGAATGAGAACACAGGTCACTGTATTCCATACCAGTAAAGATGAATGTTAGCATCTGCCAGAGAGTAGATAGCAGGCTATGAAGTATTTGCCCTGTCATCTGCTGGTTGCTTGGTTAAGCTCATTTAGCAGAGTGACTGACTGCCCCCAGAAAGGTGGTAGCACCAGGTTCGACCACTGTaacacctgccgtggtggctcATTTCTGTGGTGCGGGGCTTAATGTTGTGAAGCTGCAGAGCGAGGTTATGCTGGATGCCAAAGgggcgggggactccggattacaTTTTACCATTTTGGGTTCCTTATCGCACACCTTAAGAAGCTTGGtgtacgagcgtttttgcattcgaCCTCCGTTagaatgcagccgctgtggccgggatcgAGCCAACTGGCCCTTTTCTGAACAGCACAATGTCATAGCCACCACACCAGGTTGGCTATGGCATTCAGTTGCTAAGCACAAGATTACACGTTCGGTTCCCAACTGCTACGGCTGCATTCCAGTGAAGACAAATGCAAGAAGCTCGTGTGCCATGCTTTAGGTACACATCAAAGAACCCAAAGTGGTCAAAGTTCATCTAAAGCCCAACCAAGTACTCCTAGGTTAAGTATTTGGTTCAATTGGAATGCAGTGTATTCTTTTCAGCAGTAAGCAGTTATACCAAACCACAAGAAGCTAGTGCAGTAACCACGAATTTTTCTGTCTTCTCTGGGCGTACCAAGCACGCACTCAGAGTTAAGAGTCTGCTCTTTGGCATTCTGGAAGTGTAATTTAGTTATTCTGGTGAGTGCTTAGTGGCCCACTTTAGCTTACTTTTAGGAGGATGGATTACAGTTCTGCAAGACTTGCACTGCTCAATACTTGTATTTCACTGAAGGCTGTCTTTGCACTTGCCTTTCAGGGGTCACCTTGTGCAACTACGAGACAAGCAGAGGCCATCATGGAAGTGGGGATGTGTTGAGActgtgcagcaaaaaaaattttctgtGCCGTTTCGCAACGGACTGTGAGCGGTTCAGTGCCAGACGCATGCACGTGCCACGACGTCACGCCACTGGACCTGTCTGCATGCTCGTGGTGAAGCACAATTCTCTTGCGAACAACTCTCTTCACTGAAGATGTGAGGGGGATGCTTGCCGACCCCACAAATTGTAAAAATAGTTGACAAATTTttcttgtgtatatatatatatatatataataatataaatCTCTACATAAATTTATTCCTTCAATGCTACTCAGTCTCTTTTGCTTTATTATCTTCATACTAGTGTCACACAAGGAGCTTGAGCAGGTCATTGAATGCTGTCTCCATTGAAGTCGTCAGACTCATTACTGAAGATCAAAAGTTGCCAGAGACGTTGCCAAAAGTTGCCAGACTTCCATCAAGGTCAATCCAAATAGGTCACGAAGCTTCGGGCCAAAAGtggttcagaacaaattgtcactgacatcagcaagggtggttatgggagcagcaattgaagcgcaactatgtttggagggaacaaacactgggaaagaagaaagcgtctttctttttctttttttttaattaaagtgAGACGCAGTTAGATTCactgaacgaaaataaaatttatCAATTTTATATATGCATGACGAGCAAAAAAAGACAactctattttattttatcattatcaataaatacctttttaCAGCGCCCATCGCCACAGGGGGTGTTGTCGCCGCTATCACTTGCGAAGCATTGTAGCTCTTCAAGTGCTCAGAAATGCGCGCTCGTGtagttcacctgttacaatacgccCCCCTAACACGTGGCACtcttttgcttgtcgacgtttgtcttactttggtgacgcgggtagcttcatagTTTCTCAACCTGTTCAGTCAGAAGTGATGAGTTGCGACCGCCAAATAATTGCTTACTTTAATTGTTTTCGTGCAACTGCGCAGGCCAACGTGTTTGGTGTCCGACAATAGAACCAGCACTccacacctaaagctttcgtcggccacccaagaaagtatgttctgttaAGGGGTGCGACTTCAACAGCCACACGGTTTACCTTTGTTTGCATCGCTTTCTGCactgaaagctcgaaacacccATTAAGTCTAATGGCGGGGCATTTAAATATACAGCTCTAAGTGGCagaccaccaaaacaaattttgcaactttgagaacaaaatgacgtcacttgttTTTAACGTatatggcgtcacattgtttttttctccCACTGGAATTGTTCCCTCCTCGTACCGATGttgctaagccccatgaaccgccgctAAGTCCCACGAACCGCCATGTCTTGAAcatatgggcttctat is a window from the Dermacentor variabilis isolate Ectoservices chromosome 3, ASM5094787v1, whole genome shotgun sequence genome containing:
- the Rabex-5 gene encoding rabaptin-5-associated exchange factor for Rab5 isoform X1 — translated: MAESRKLGSLLHEMNRDLKCRKGCSFYGNPEWDGYCSQCYKELRAAQAVAAAPASPLGTQPARRLSRSASESPEGYPSASQPGLTEPSPFSRFAEKKRQHAEKRTKTLRSIIRRSNTVKESVSSKDLQLSSLESNPAAKELKDFLRDLKESAACDVIKQIRAAVDRIHKMSRDQSIDELSNQVQDFYQKMHERFEMHAHYQGLEPDQVERLMDLTENYLMSLTYKSIFEFISTADEEKDLAIQRRIRSLSWVAARHLELELDDRQPPVRDVVDRAITHMIELDSRHSPREKLACVVRCSQQLFEALRMGPQGPRPASADEFLPAMVYVVLRANPPLLHSNIKYVTRFSAPSRLLSGEAGYYFTNLCCAVSFIENLTAESLNLPAEEFERYVTGEAVPPGGYDQGASEGLRLMYSNLALLSDMRQRQERLAEGTKLLRGRINEFRENVSREVEQALSQAPMAPCSYKVPADLDVRFVPAFLRNVVLRELDDGDSLLLQLDTPPPAPLVPASSAERSSSVPPLEDVQRVLLASGDPMSPDTMEACLPPPLQPVIVGSTADTQAQPLPSTGELPCAMPVTEAAEQA
- the Rabex-5 gene encoding rabaptin-5-associated exchange factor for Rab5 isoform X2 is translated as MRGALRSLVSLVVLDGDAKLASVGLVEEKADDRGGYSLPSWLSRSASESPEGYPSASQPGLTEPSPFSRFAEKKRQHAEKRTKTLRSIIRRSNTVKESVSSKDLQLSSLESNPAAKELKDFLRDLKESAACDVIKQIRAAVDRIHKMSRDQSIDELSNQVQDFYQKMHERFEMHAHYQGLEPDQVERLMDLTENYLMSLTYKSIFEFISTADEEKDLAIQRRIRSLSWVAARHLELELDDRQPPVRDVVDRAITHMIELDSRHSPREKLACVVRCSQQLFEALRMGPQGPRPASADEFLPAMVYVVLRANPPLLHSNIKYVTRFSAPSRLLSGEAGYYFTNLCCAVSFIENLTAESLNLPAEEFERYVTGEAVPPGGYDQGASEGLRLMYSNLALLSDMRQRQERLAEGTKLLRGRINEFRENVSREVEQALSQAPMAPCSYKVPADLDVRFVPAFLRNVVLRELDDGDSLLLQLDTPPPAPLVPASSAERSSSVPPLEDVQRVLLASGDPMSPDTMEACLPPPLQPVIVGSTADTQAQPLPSTGELPCAMPVTEAAEQA